A stretch of DNA from Anopheles ziemanni chromosome 3, idAnoZiCoDA_A2_x.2, whole genome shotgun sequence:
AGAAACGGCAGAAGATGTGGCCTACGAAACCCATCTACCGGGCAATGCCATCGTTCGTCCTCGTTCGAGCAAACGTCAAACAGAATAGGCAAACTGTTCGTACTCCTTTCTTTCTCTGCTCCCTTAATCTCTCTATCGGTTGCCGGTTGTTGCCGTGGCGACGGATATCAACCAACGTCGGCATGCTAGGCGTTTAGGATTGTtcatcacaaaacaaaaaagtggtCTAGAAAGTACAATTTAAATCCCATCCTgtactttgtgtgtgtgtgtgtgtaaaaacGAAGGGGATCACAAATCCAAATGCATCATGCACCACCGGCAGCGGCCCGTGCACCGCCAGAGGGAAAGGGTGTAACCCGTGGAACGGTAGGCGGAATTAATGTCGCAAAACGTACAATAAGGAGAGCCAACTTATGTtatgttgctatatatattgtttttttttgtttcaatttaatatTCTTGTAGAAATTGTAAACCACGTAGCGGTGGCATAGTGTCGCTAAAAGATATAAGAAACATATATACATATAGAGCTATTAAGCATGattacaacaaacaaacaaacaaacaaaagaaaaagtctTTTACAATCGGCAAGTGTTAATGGAGTGTTGAAGTTGGCGGTAAAAGGATCGTAGGGAGGCGTACATAAATGAGTTGTaaaacttaaagaaaaaaaaaacctagaacGAGAATAATTCTTCACTACTGTTAAGCCGTACCGAAAGAGTCAAGTCGTTCTGGagaatattgttaaaaaaaggGATGTACTAACTATTATATCCATTTTTTCTCCCCTACGTCCACTGAGTGCTCGTTACAAACCTTCAATCGCGTGCAATCCAGAGTTGCCGTGGcgtttcttcctttctttcaatttacttaaaaagttcgttgagtttattttaatgcttTACGTTTCTCCTTAACTTCGCTGCCTTCGTCACAACGAAGCCCTTGGCGATGTTCATTGTTCTTTGTTAAATATTTAGTAACGTCTGCGCGATGTCCAGAATTGTCCTTTATTTTGCATGTAAGTGTTAAAACTGTGAGCTGGCATTCGAAGTTGTAAGCACCGACACATCATAAGACGACTTTATTTTACAGTTTCCTTATTGAGCGAAGCGCTAGCACAAGGAGAAAAGGGTTAACATGATGGAACCATTCGTTTATTCCGTTTCCGGTGAAGGAAATCCTTTCAATGTTGTGTCCGATGGTCTTGTTTGCAATCGCGTGATGTGGATGTGTGTTTTCTTAAAATCGCTCTCCCCCTACCATCGTGTAGGGTAGTCGCAAATGCGTGCGTTCGTACACGCAGCCGCAGTCCAAGCAGCGTAAaagctgctgcaaaagaaattATCCGAGACACACCGGACCGGAAGTGTGTTTGGTGGTGCGCAAATTGTAACTGTACTACTTAGTCGAATGAAGATGGATattgaaatgaataaaatcgaTCGGAAAATTGCATTCCAAACCGCGGACAAATGCGTTCTTTACTTTGATTACCGCTATGTTTTAGTAGGACGACATTGTTCTAATGATTGATAATGTCGAGTTGTATTTTAGCGTGTATAACATAATACAACCCAGTATGTTTGatcaattttacttttatacCAATCTCACAGATTTTCGGATCGTGCCGCAATGAATTTACAGGTTAATAGTTAATAGATAGACAtttctgatttttttaattaaatttgttgcAAACGTGAATGTAAGTATTTTCCTACAAAAGATgtccaggaaaaaaaaatcttcgaaagtatattttcagcaGAAATGAAGGATACAAATCCCGAGTTTAGCACCATCCCTTCTTAATATCTGATAATCGTGGATAGCAGTGGTGTTATAAACGCaaaaatacattatttttttgttaaaattttgcGCATATAATCGTTAGCTATTTCAATCTagtcagaagaagaaaagaaactggCAATCTGAATACGTGTTAAAGCCCACTAATTGGCCCACCGAGACCGACTTTATCGAACCTTGTTTAAATGTCATCATTGTCGTTATCTGCAtataaagtaataaaataagcaaataagTCGGGCTTGGATGAAAATCGCGATAACAAATGTCTTGTGAAGACAACATTTGTGGGCGTTTaacaattaatttgttttatttttacatataCGACGAAAAGCAGggcattgaaaaaaaaccatatttACACTGCAATTTACACAAATGTCCCCAGCGCGCCTTTCATCTTCCCTTACGACTGCTGTTCGAGCAGGTTGACCACATTAAAGTACAGATTATTCTTTGCTATGTCTATCGGCCGTTTGCCCTGCAGGTTGCGTATGCTCCGATCCGCCCGGGCCTCCAGCAGCATCTGCACCAGCTGCAAATTGTTCTGCTCGACCGCGTAGTGCAGCGGTGTGTCGCCCCGGCTGTCCTTCAGGTCGACGATGTCGGCCGTCGGACACCGGGCCAGCAGCATACGAACGATGCGCAACCGTCGCTCGCGTGTCGCCAGATGGAGCGCGGTCGCACCGGACTTCAGCCGAATGGTGGGATTGACGTGTTCGTCCAGCAACACCCGGACCATCTCGACGTTGCCGTGCATGGCCGCCACGTGCAGGGCCGTGTAGCCTTCGCCGTTGACGGCGTTCAGGTTGAGCCGGAGTCGCGGCGCCCTCGGGGGTTCCGACGCCGGTGGTTTGGCCGACGACCCAAACGGTTTCCGCAGCAGGTTGTAGAACTCGGACGACTTCCGAACGCATCGATTGCAGGTGCACAGCGGGTGGCAGAGTTTCTCACCATTTCCCTGCTCGTAGTCCGAACGAGGTGACGGTAGCAGGTCACCCACCCGACCGTCCTTCCCGCCATCGATGCCAAGGTAAACGCAGGCCAGCTTGGTGTCCTGGGCGGCGATGGCTTCCAGTGCTTTCTCGATGCGCTTCATTTCCTCGATTGTGCGCTTTTCCCGGGCATCCTCCGAGAGCAGATCGTGGTCCGAGTAGCGCTGGGAACTGAGCAGCTCATCTGCCACCAGATACCCGGTCGTCGGGCGCCCGTTCGACCGGGGCCCACGTCCGGCGGCAATGCGCCGCTGGTCGTTCAGCGCGTCCACCAGCAGTTTCGTAATGCGAACGTTGTGCGAGTAGCGTAACGGCGTGGCGCCCAGCTTGTTGACCACCTCCACCCGGGCCGAGTACTCGACCAGCGTTTCGACGATGTCCAGGAAGCCCCACTTGGCGGCGTAGTGCAGCGGTGTGTGGCCCAGCTCGGTGGCCGCGTTCACGTCGACGTAGATGCGCATGTGCTCGGAGAAGTACAGCAACGCTTTCACACATCCACTGTGGCCATTAAGACACGCCAAATGGAGCGATGTGTGTAGAtcgttgctggtgctgttAATGTTAATCCCcgcgtgcagcagcagcagtagcagatTCTGATGACCGTTCGCTGCGGCGTAATGCAGCGCGGTCCAGTTCTTTGCGTCGACGGCGTTCACGTTCGGCTGGAGGGAGAGGATGAGCGTCAGGAGCTTGGCGTTGCCTAGGATCGCCGCCAGGTGTATCGCCGCCTGGCCCTGCTGGTTCTGGTCGTCGATCGAGGGAAGATAGTAGTAGTAACCGGCCTCCTCGTTCGGCACGTTGCACAGCAGCGCCTGATTGTTGGTGATATCCTGCAGCAGCTCCACGACGCGCGTCTCCTCGTCCTTGCGCATCAGCGCGAGCAGGTAGTTGAGGAAATCGTCCGCATTACGAAACTGCCCCCATGCCGCCAGACtgtcctcctcttcctcgtcctcctccgaGCTGCCCGTGGACCGTGAGGAGCGTACTCGTGGGTCCAGGTTGACACCGAGCCGCTGAGTTCGCGTAATACTCCCACAGCCGACGTACACGATGGCCGCCTCGAGTGTCGCGATGAGGAAACCATGCTGACCCGTCTCGATGTGCTGCTCGCGGAACACGTTGTTGAACTGGAACTCCTTCAGGAACGTGATCGTCATCATCCAGTGCGTGAGGCCCGACTTTaggatgagaaaaataaacaacggcACCAGATCGTCCACGGTGACCGTGTCCTGCAACGAGCCATTCCCTTTCGTCAGCACATCCATCACCCGCTGCAGGCAACCGATCTTATCGATCACCGTGCGCGCATGGTCGATTTTGGCCAGCTCCTTCTTCGCCAGCGGTATCAGATCGCCGAACCGCTGGGCCACCTCGAACTCGGTACAGTGCACATCGCCCAGGTTGCGTAGCGTTTTGTTGAAGCCCTCCGCTTGCTCCATCCGGCACACGTCGATCACGCTCTTCACGTGATCGTACAGCTTGTCCATGACGTACGTCTCGATGGCAACCTTCACGTTGCGCCGCAGCAGCATATCGCGCTGGCAGCGGTCCTTCAGCTTGCGGTTCTGCAGTATCAAATCCAAGCACTCGACGTACACCATCTTGACCAGGGCCTTCTGCTCCTCGAACTGCCACCGGCCGAAGTCGCCGTTCGCCCGCACGAACTGCTGCACCCTCGCGTCCATCCGGCCGAAGATGTCCTTCTTTTTCGCCGCCGTGCGAATAAACTCGACCGCCTCGGTGAGACTACCGATGCCGAGGAACCGCCCGAGCGACAGATCGTCCTCCGCGTACGTGCCGTACTTCTTCATGTCGTGCAGGGGCCGCTCGATGCACCACACCTTGTACTTCAGCCCGTCGCGGTAGAATATCTCCTCGAACAGAATGCGCACGCGCATGCCGCCGAACACGAGCGCCCGCTCGGCCAGCTTCAGCTGCAGGAAGTTCAGGTTGAAGAAGTGCGTCTCCGGAAGCTCCTCGTTCGGCACGAGGACGTGCGCCAGGGCAAACTCCTGATCCTGCAGGCACTGGTCGCTGAAGGAACCGACGCGCGGTACGCACACGATCCAACCCTCGACGGCGGCCGTCTCCAGGATGCTGTGGTGGTCGCTTAGTAACCGCTGGTAGTAGCCATTGGCGGAAATATCCTCATCGTACTGCAGCGTATCCATTGCTCGACCGTCAATGCTCACACTGGGGCTCGATCACCTTCGCCGATAGCGATGGTGAAACTGTTTCAgctcccctccccccgggggaTTTCTCTTCCTCTACAAGCACTAGTCTTCACCGCAAGTTCGCAATCTACCGTCAGCACGTCACTGACGGTGCAAAGCTATACTGTCCGATGCACCAGCAGCACTTTAACACGACACAAACTCATTTGAATTGCGATAACGCCTCCTTTGGTTCGGTTGAAACCCCGAAATCGGATacgaaatattttccatcacTTGTACGGCATCGATGGAAGCGAACTGCTGGCTTTTCTGCACTTTCCATTcacttttgctttttcttttcctttttcaattccccttgtgtgcgcgcgcgcgagtACAACTCACTACTTTGGCAGCAACAACGACGTTGGATGCTCTCCGTGTAACCTTCGCGTTCGAACTGAACGGAATCGAGCTCGAGCAGCAACCGAAGCGACCGCTGCCTACACCACACTGGACCATCCACTGTAGGTTGGGGTGGCCAGAGCGGCACAACCCTCGTCACGACCCCCGCGGCTCGTCACGCCGCACCTTCGCTGCTGTGTCGCTGAGGGGCTTCTTCGAGAATTATAAAACCGTGTCCAAACATCGACGACAACACCAGAAGTGAAACACGCACGGTTCAGCGCACAGCCCCACCAAAGTGCTCCAACCAAACAACTGGCTgcctggctggctggctgacaCAGTCTGTGGGGTGCAATCCGCCCTGGTTGAAATGTTGGACAGGCGGCCCCACGCTCTCGGCGCACGATTAATAAAAAGCCAACACTTTTTCTCGCGCTATCTTCGTCGTCCGTAAGCTCCGGCACAATTTAACCCTCACGCACACAAGACGGCGAAGACTGGATTAccccgtttgtttgttttttcctcacttGCGGCCCCATGCGGGGCTTTGGaagttaaataattaattgagTAAGATCATGCATGCCGGTGTGGCTGAATTATGATTACGAAGCATTTCTCTGTCCATTGGCTGTGGGTGGCTGGGTGTTGGGAATGCATTGAACCGGTCGCGGGAAGCGAGGAATGTTGAATTGCAACCAAGCAGAAGCGAGAAAGAGTGAGGAAGACGAACTGTGTTCGACATTCGCTGCATCGAAGCAGCTGTTGCATTGATCGATCGCGCCTGCATGCATACCACACGGCGGTGCAGTGATATTGATTTGGAACGATCGTGCCCCAGCAGTGCACTGGTGGTGCAGATAAGAAGGCCGAGGATTCACGGTCGAGGATAGGATGGCAAATGCCGAAGGGTGTGTTCTACTCTTCCCGttcttttttcacatttcGAGACGGTGCTAATTAACGCCCATCTAACAACGTTCTCTGGAACTCTCTACGCGATAAAGACTTCTCATCATCGGCTTCCGTGCGCTTATCATCGTACGTAATTAAAAGTCCTAAGCTTGTTTGATGTTTAGAAAGGCGGCCGACAGATAATTGAAGACAGTGCAAAGTGTGGCAGACAAGATGGTCAGAATGGACTCTGGCAGGGTAGTCATCATCTAATATTGGACACACAAATTGAAATCAAGGAATCTATGACCTGGGTGGCCCTTGATCAAACGTTCGTCGGACGGGAAATGATCTGAATATCAATGtggtttaatgtttcttttttgttgtgtcAAATCACATAACTGCCTCAACACAATGTGTATAGCCAGTTATTTTACGGTTGACCGATTTCGATCGAGGTTTCAAACGTTCTACCCGACGATCACGCTCAGCCTATCAACACTCCTACTACCATCATATCGGCTCGTTCGGACATAAATTTCGTTCGTTATTATTAAATAGAAAACTATTCGAATTTGAAACGAATTAATAATTTGGCTAAGTAGCTgaacaatttcaaattttatgtttcatttttaatgtgCAGCAATGCAGAATTGAAACAGTTTGGCATGTGTTCGACAGCTCTGAAGTATGGCCAAACGGTGCTTTTCTGCAATATTTGAGGTAGTTTTGTAAACCTAACAAACGAAGTTTGTGTTTGATGGTCTGCAGTAATTTAcactgaaacagatttttataACTTCCAGTAAGCGGACGCatgataattttaattaactcgTTTCGCTAGGTGGAGCATTTACGGTTTTTTGCATTACCTACTTCGTTTGGTTTCCTTATCAAATCAACGGACGCATTTatgtaggaaaacaaaaactgagtAAAAATTGCTAATGACAATCGCTTTTTCTTGAAGATTAAAAATTCACGACATTAAAATGAAGATCTATGGAGTGATCGCTGCGATGAGGCTGTTGATTTAATTTGAAGCCCAAGCGAAAGTGAATGCCTTGTAACCTTTTGCACAGCCATTGGATGACGGGTCAGAAGAAAGTAAATTTTGAACggtatttttaaacaacataCTTTAAACAGATACAACGGACTTTTGATCCCTCATCCAAACCACACTTGTTGGTCTACGATGGTTGTTGCTAAAAATACATTCAGTAGTAACGGGGTTTCCACCAATTGCCCGAGGTTTACCAACACGCCGATCCAGGAAACGGGGCTTCCAACCGTCAGCTCCAACCGAGGGCTCGTTTCGCAGACGGTGgtattgtttatttgtaaTAAAAAGTTTGCATCACAGTACGAAAATGGTCTACTTCCGAAAACATTCCGTAGGTGGCGTGTGGCGGCCAGAGTCGTCGCTCCGACACTAGCAGGGACACCCTCGGAGTGCATCAATCATCATGTGCCGGACACCTGGATACCTTTCCACCAAGCTGCTGCTGACGTTGGCATTGATTCTATCGGTAAGAAGGCACATTTTTGGCCTAAAGGCTCCTATCAAACAGCCGAACGACGGGAGTGTTCTTGGCGAGTAAATTTTCCCCGATTCCATCCGACATCATCCTCTTTCGGTGTTATCAGCTCAAAAAGGaaacgggaggaaaaagtGCGCCTTTTCGACGAAGAGCttatcatcgtcgtcgtcgttagTGAGCAGGATgtgcgaagggaaaaaaagatcaCTTTTAGTCGATGACATAACGAAGAAGTGATAATCCAATCGTGCATCGTGTCATAATCGAGTGATGGTTCAGTGTTTAATGGTTTTCGTTTCCAACCCGATTTCTTCTTCACCCTACCGTTCCGTTGCTGCCTAAATTTAGACGGTCGTTCTGCGGCTGGATGCTCGCTTTTTGAAAATCACCAAACAGCCACCCGGAACCGTGGGGATCGTGCCGAGCGATGAGGACGGCGAAAGTGTGCATTTCGTGCCGATGGCAAGCGGTACGGGTGAAGGTGACCGCGAAAAAGGCAAGTCCGCGAGGGGATCTCCGGTCGCGTGAAAGAGCGTGACCATGAACGCAGGTCCGATAAGTGATAAGGTCTAATCtggtttttctcgtttttatgCCGTTCACTTTTTGGAAACTTGGCCGCCAACGCGAACGTAATcaaaacatcgaaacatcGTTTCAGCGAGTGAGATGATCTCGGTGAAACTGCTGAACCAATTCCACACGAGATCGTTCAAGGCAGACGATCAGCAGGGAAGCTCGGAAACGAGTTCCCCCGATGGCCGATCACCGCCAACGGGGCCGAACTATGAGACTGTAAATCTACCGGACCAGAGTGAGCCTGTCATCAGGGGTGAGCCTCCCCAGCTGAGGCCATCTCCCATCGAGCCGGATCTCATTGATGTGAAGGAGAACGTCATCGAGGACGACTTCTTGCCCATCGCGCCGCGGGTAGAAAAACGGTTGCGAGACGATGCACGGGTACCCGAAAAAACTACTCCTTTGCCGGCGATAAAGCGAAGCAGCCCCGTTGGAAACAGGTCCACGTCGACGACGCTGACAACGACGACCACCAGAACCACGACCAGTATGACCACGATTcggaaagtgcgtcgaagaaAGACGATCGTGATGAGCAGCAAACCGGCTAGAACCGACACCACCACACCACGGTCGCTTCCAACCACCTCACTGGCAACAACTATGACCCCGAAATTGATTGTCCCGACTAGCCGGAAGCCTCCACCGCTGCCCCGGATAGACATCACCAAGCTCAACCTTGAACATCTTGAAAATGAACTGGTTTCTTTTCCGAACCTATCTGCTCACCCACAGGCGTTGCAGGCATCCTCCCCCTCTAGGCTGCTGCCGAGGAGCATCCGGCCCCAGCGGAACATCGCACCACAGGAGGCGGCTCCGAGCTGTGGCTGTCAGCACCGGAAGCGCTCGCTGGCACCGCAACACTACTCCTCGTCGGAAGAGAACGCCGACTACGACGAGTATGATGACTACGACTACAATGACGTGCGGCGGAGTGCGATCCCGTACGGCAAGCTGGCCGACGCCGGACCAATGCTTTTCCCGGCCATGTCGCGGCTGCTTGCCCCAGGCTCGTCGGAACCGGCGACCGAGGGCAGTGTCGAGCGGGCGGAAAAGGTCCATGGCACGCTGGAGCGACTGATGGGAATCGTTACGATATTTTCGCACGTGGACGAGTTTATTCAGCGCAAAACGAAGCAGTCGATAAGACGGCTAGCTCGTTTGTACGAAAGTGAGGAACTGTATTAACAAATACGGTCGCACTAACGGAATCGCAAGCGTACGATTCTAATTGGGAATGTTTACCTTTAGCGGGTAAATATTGTTTGAGAAGAAAGGCAACAGCTGCTGTTTCTGATTGCGCTCGAATGACTGGTTTTGTAAATATGATAAGACTTATGGAAATGCTatagtaaaatataaaaaagtttaCATATTTCACTTTAACAGtgttaatttagtttttgatTTAGTTTAGTGAGATGCGGCATTTTGAAATTTGGAAATGCAGAATAATATAACGGTTATACAGCGGCTtcataacattatttttttatttagattaTTTAACGGGTAGTTCATGATTGGGGTATGCGTAAATACAAAAGAATGTAAAACATTTCGTCGAAGCAAACATTTACCACATATTTTTGAACCACAGTTTACACCGTCTTTCTTTCCGTGAGTCACGAATGAGTAAATAGAATAGAACGAAATGCATTTCGTCGAAATGGAATATTTTGCAGTACCTAATATTGCCATCCCTCGATGACCGTGTTGCTTTATCTGTTATTTAAAATTCGAGTAATGTTATCACTCAAACACGTTATCCCATGTTTCTATCGACGGGTCGGTGACTAACTCTCGTTAAAATTCACCAGCCTCATCTTCCCTTGCCAGAGATAACATACAAAGATAACGTGCGGTAGATAAATGTGGTCGGCTAATGCTGGCTGAGCAGCTTGAAACGCGCATCATCGGTGCACAAACGTGAATCAGGTTTGGAGCCAACCCCCGCAGGCAAACACTGTAGGCGCATTGTGTGTTCACGTCGTTCCCAGCCCGGTTCAATGTAAATCATGGGAACCGTAAAGCAGAGTAGCGGCATGCCATCGCGCCACCTTTGTTGACCGGAATTCGTCCGGAAATGGATATGTCTATGAAGAGTGATAGCTCTGCCATATTGTGCGCGTTCCTCGCATTTACTTTGCGCTATGTGTGTCGTATGATTTATCCCTATGCAGCCTGGGAGCGTATTTGGAGCTGATTGTCAATCgatgttcgtttttggatatcaTCATCACTAGCTCGATCGTGCCAGCTGACTTATGCAATTTGCACCACTGGATCTATACGCAATAACAACTTACCAACCATAACTGCAGTCCGTTCCCAGTGTGTCAGCAAActtctgctgttgctgataaTCCATAAATCCAAAATCCTTCACAATCGCAAGTTTTTTGTTGGCAGTGAAAATTTGGCGTACTTCACATAGGTTCCGGCAAGGAAATCCGCGTCGCGTGGTGCTCGGTGATAACCTTTCGGAGTACCGGTGTCAGCAGGTTTAATTCTCCAGTTACTGATACGGCTGGCCTTAGCTTCGACCA
This window harbors:
- the LOC131284781 gene encoding ankyrin repeat domain-containing protein 27-like → MDTLQYDEDISANGYYQRLLSDHHSILETAAVEGWIVCVPRVGSFSDQCLQDQEFALAHVLVPNEELPETHFFNLNFLQLKLAERALVFGGMRVRILFEEIFYRDGLKYKVWCIERPLHDMKKYGTYAEDDLSLGRFLGIGSLTEAVEFIRTAAKKKDIFGRMDARVQQFVRANGDFGRWQFEEQKALVKMVYVECLDLILQNRKLKDRCQRDMLLRRNVKVAIETYVMDKLYDHVKSVIDVCRMEQAEGFNKTLRNLGDVHCTEFEVAQRFGDLIPLAKKELAKIDHARTVIDKIGCLQRVMDVLTKGNGSLQDTVTVDDLVPLFIFLILKSGLTHWMMTITFLKEFQFNNVFREQHIETGQHGFLIATLEAAIVYVGCGSITRTQRLGVNLDPRVRSSRSTGSSEEDEEEEDSLAAWGQFRNADDFLNYLLALMRKDEETRVVELLQDITNNQALLCNVPNEEAGYYYYLPSIDDQNQQGQAAIHLAAILGNAKLLTLILSLQPNVNAVDAKNWTALHYAAANGHQNLLLLLLHAGININSTSNDLHTSLHLACLNGHSGCVKALLYFSEHMRIYVDVNAATELGHTPLHYAAKWGFLDIVETLVEYSARVEVVNKLGATPLRYSHNVRITKLLVDALNDQRRIAAGRGPRSNGRPTTGYLVADELLSSQRYSDHDLLSEDAREKRTIEEMKRIEKALEAIAAQDTKLACVYLGIDGGKDGRVGDLLPSPRSDYEQGNGEKLCHPLCTCNRCVRKSSEFYNLLRKPFGSSAKPPASEPPRAPRLRLNLNAVNGEGYTALHVAAMHGNVEMVRVLLDEHVNPTIRLKSGATALHLATRERRLRIVRMLLARCPTADIVDLKDSRGDTPLHYAVEQNNLQLVQMLLEARADRSIRNLQGKRPIDIAKNNLYFNVVNLLEQQS
- the LOC131288854 gene encoding uncharacterized protein LOC131288854 → MASGTGEGDREKASEMISVKLLNQFHTRSFKADDQQGSSETSSPDGRSPPTGPNYETVNLPDQSEPVIRGEPPQLRPSPIEPDLIDVKENVIEDDFLPIAPRVEKRLRDDARVPEKTTPLPAIKRSSPVGNRSTSTTLTTTTTRTTTSMTTIRKVRRRKTIVMSSKPARTDTTTPRSLPTTSLATTMTPKLIVPTSRKPPPLPRIDITKLNLEHLENELVSFPNLSAHPQALQASSPSRLLPRSIRPQRNIAPQEAAPSCGCQHRKRSLAPQHYSSSEENADYDEYDDYDYNDVRRSAIPYGKLADAGPMLFPAMSRLLAPGSSEPATEGSVERAEKVHGTLERLMGIVTIFSHVDEFIQRKTKQSIRRLARLYESEELY